A single genomic interval of Hevea brasiliensis isolate MT/VB/25A 57/8 chromosome 4, ASM3005281v1, whole genome shotgun sequence harbors:
- the LOC131179536 gene encoding uncharacterized protein LOC131179536: protein MSSTSRAWMVAASIGVVESLKDQGLCRWNYALRSLQQHAKNNIRSYSQQPKKLLSAASKKLRDEKLKQSEESLRTVMYLSCWGPN, encoded by the coding sequence ATGAGTTCTACAAGCAGAGCTTGGATGGTAGCAGCAAGTATAGGAGTAGTAGAGTCACTGAAAGATCAAGGATTGTGCAGATGGAACTATGCACTGAGGTCACTTCAACAACATGCCAAGAACAATATCAGATCATATTCTCAGCAGCCTAAAAAATTGCTTTCTGCTGCTTCGAAGAAGCTGAGAGATGAGAAGTTGAAACAATCTGAGGAGTCTCTCAGAACAGTTATGTATTTGAGCTGTTGGGGTCCTAATTGA
- the LOC131179235 gene encoding uncharacterized protein LOC131179235, translated as MTPTRKAWVVAAAIGAVEALKDQGICRWNYTVRSIQQNAKNNIRSFAQAKMPSSSSGSGSSSTTAANGSRNAKSRLKRRETSLEKAMTLSCWGPSTARF; from the coding sequence ATGACACCTACAAGGAAAGCTTGGGTTGTGGCTGCCGCTATTGGTGCTGTGGAAGCACTCAAAGATCAAGGTATTTGCAGGTGGAATTACACTGTAAGGTCTATACAACAAAATGCCAAGAACAATATTAGGTCGTTTGCCCAAGCCAAgatgccttcttcttcttctggttCTGGGTCTTCATCAACAACAGCAGCAAATGGGAGTAGGAATGCTAAAAGTAGGTTGAAGAGAAGGGAGACTTCTTTGGAGAAAGCAATGACTTTGAGCTGCTGGGGGCCCAGCACTGCAAGATTTTAG
- the LOC131179236 gene encoding uncharacterized protein LOC131179236: MSSTSRAWMVAASIGVVESLKDQGLCRWNYALRSLQQHAKNNIRSYSQQPKKLLSAASKKLRDEKLKQSEESLRTIMYLSCWGPN; this comes from the coding sequence ATGAGTTCTACAAGCAGAGCTTGGATGGTAGCAGCAAGTATAGGAGTAGTAGAGTCACTGAAAGATCAAGGGTTGTGCAGATGGAACTATGCACTGAGGTCACTTCAACAACATGCCAAGAACAATATCAGATCATATTCTCAGCAGCCTAAAAAATTGCTTTCTGCTGCTTCAAAGAAGCTGAGAGATGAGAAGTTGAAACAATCTGAGGAGTCTCTCAGAACAATTATGTATTTGAGCTGTTGGGGTCCTAATTGA
- the LOC110638488 gene encoding diacylglycerol kinase 5, producing MDFRNSFSPRSGRLKDLKDSFRHLVSRSHDAATAGVKSESVLKDFYIPDYILVAGSEPEVYNEEFHSPSCPVIVFINSKSGGQLGGELLVTYRSLLNQNQVIDLGEKAPDKVLHQIYATLQTLKNNGDELATEIEKRLRIIVAGGDGTAGWLLGVVCDLKLPQPPPIATVPLGTGNNLPFSFGWGKKNPGTDSLSVESFLEQVRAAKEMKIDSWHIIMRMKCPKEGSCDPVAPLELPHSLHAFHRVSESDSLNMEGYHTFRGGFWNYFSMGMDAQVSYAFHSERKLQPEKFKNQLVNQSTYLKLGCTQGWFCASLLHSFSRNIAQLTRVKVMKSKGQWEDLNIPSSIRSIVCLNLPSFSGGLNPWGKPNGKKLRDRDFTPPYVDDGLIEVVGFRNAWHGLVLLAPSGHGTRLAQASRIRFEFCKGAAVHTFMRIDGEPWKQPLPADDDTVVVEISYHNQVTMLATTSCRSRSIHDPASPINGNDDEEDNTDEEDESAEDWEERRKFGAADTFKFPDEFDISQLS from the exons ATGGACTTTCGTAATAGCTTTTCGCCTCGTTCTGGGAGATTGAAAGATCTTAAGGATTCCTTTCGTCATCTCGTGTCTAGGAG TCATGATGCAGCCACGGCTGGTGTAAAATCTGAGAGTGTATTGAAGGACTTCTATATTCCAGATTACATTCTTGTGGCTGGATCAGAGCCAGAGGTATACAATGAGGAATTTCATTCGCCTTCGTGCCCTGTCATTGTGTTTATCAACTCAAAAAGTGGAGGCCAGCTCGGAGGGGAACTTCTTGTTACGTATCGCTCCCTTCTTAACCAAAACCAG gttattGATTTGGGAGAAAAGGCTCCTGATAAGGTCCTCCATCAAATTTATGCCACTCTGCAAACTCTCAAGAACAATGGTGATGAATTGGCTACTGAAATTGAGAAGCGACTAAGAATTATC GTTGCAGGTGGAGATGGTACAGCTGGTTGGCTCCTCGGTGTAGTTTGCGATCTCAAACTGCCTCAACCTCCACCAATTGCTACAGTGCCTTTGGGAACCGGAAATAACCTCCCATTTTCATTTGGTTGG GGAAAGAAAAACCCAGGCACAGACAGTTTATCTGTGGAGTCATTCTTGGAACAAGTAAGGGCTGCCAAGGAAATGAAAATTGACAG CTGGCATATTATCATGAGAATGAAATGCCCAAAAGAAGGTTCTTGTGATCCTGTTGCACCTCTTGAACTACCCCATTCTTTGCATGCATTCCATCGTGTCTCTGAATCAGATTCATTAAATATG GAGGGTTACCACACTTTTCGTGGGGGCTTTTGGAACTATTTCAGTATGG GAATGGATGCTCAAGTATCATATGCCTTTCACTCTGAGAGGAAGCTACAGCCAGAGAAATTTAAAAACCAATTAGTAAACCAG AGTACTTATTTAAAGCTTGGATGTACTCAAGGATGGTTTTGTGCCTCTCTTCTTCATTCTTTTTCACG GAACATAGCACAGCTTACAAGGGTTAAAGTCATGAAAAGCAAAGGCCAATGGGAGGACCTTAACATTCCTAGCAG CATCAGGTCCATTGTTTGCCTCAACTTGCCCAGTTTTTCTGGTGGACTCAATCCTTGGGGAAAGCCCAATGGGAAGAAATTGCGTGAt CGGGACTTCACCCCTCCCTACGTAGATGATGGCCTTATTGAGGTTGTTGGTTTTAGGAATGCCTGGCATGGGCTTGTACTGCTTGCTCCGAGTGGACATGGGACTCGTCTTGCACAG GCAAGTAGAATTCGTTTTGAGTTCTGTAAGGGTGCAGCTGTCCACACATTCATGAGAATTGATGGAGAACCTTGGAAACAACCACTCCCAGCTGATGATGATACAGTTGTTGTGGAAATTTCTTATCATAACCAAGTGACAATGCTGGCCACCACATCATGCCGATCCAGAAGTATACATGATCCAGCTTCACCTATCAATGGTAATGATGATGAAGAGGACAAtactgatgaagaagatgaatctgCTGAAGATTGGGAAGAACGAAGGAAGTTTGGAGCGGCTGACACTTTCAAATTTCCAGATGAGTTTGATATATCTCAACTTAGTTGA
- the LOC131179234 gene encoding diacylglycerol kinase 5-like — protein sequence MDAQVSYAFHSERKLHPEKFKNQLVNQSTYLKLGCTQGWFSASLLHSFSRNIAQLTRVKVMKSKGQWEDLNIPSSIRSIVCLNLPSFSGGLNPWGKPNGKKLRDRDFTPPYVDDGLIEVVGFRNAWHGLLLLAPSGHGTRLAQASRIRFEFCKGAADHTFMRIDGEPWKQPLPADDDTVVVEISYHNQVTMLATTSCRSRSIHDPASPINGHDDEEDNTDEEDESAEDWEERRKFGAADTFKFPDDFDISQLS from the exons ATGGATGCTCAAGTATCATATGCCTTTCACTCTGAGAGGAAGCTACATCCAGAGAAATTTAAAAACCAATTAGTAAACCAG AGTACTTATTTAAAGCTTGGATGTACTCAAGGATGGTTTTCTGCCTCTCTTCTTCATTCTTTTTCACG GAACATAGCACAGCTTACAAGGGTTAAAGTCATGAAAAGCAAAGGCCAATGGGAGGACCTTAACATTCCTAGCAG CATCAGGTCCATTGTTTGCCTCAACTTGCCCAGTTTTTCTGGTGGACTCAATCCTTGGGGAAAGCCCAATGGGAAGAAATTGCGTGAt CGGGACTTCACCCCTCCCTACGTAGATGATGGCCTTATTGAAGTTGTTGGTTTTAGGAATGCCTGGCATGGGCTTTTACTGCTTGCTCCAAGTGGACATGGGACTCGTCTTGCACAG GCAAGTAGAATTCGTTTTGAGTTCTGTAAGGGTGCAGCTGACCACACATTCATGAGAATTGATGGAGAACCTTGGAAACAACCACTCCCAGCTGATGATGATACAGTTGTTGTGGAAATTTCTTATCATAACCAAGTGACAATGCTGGCCACCACATCATGCCGATCCAGAAGTATACATGATCCAGCTTCACCTATCAATGGTCATGATGATGAAGAGGACAAtactgatgaagaagatgaatctgCTGAAGATTGGGAAGAACGAAGGAAGTTTGGAGCGGCTGACACTTTCAAATTTCCAGATGATTTTGATATATCTCAACTTAGTTGA